Within bacterium, the genomic segment TGTGGAAAACAACAAATTTCCATAAATTTCTATTAGTTTCTATTAATTTCAATTTTTTTAATAATATCTCCCTATCTCCTTAATCTCCACATCTCCTTTTGTTACACCACCTGAACGCTTACATAAATTCAAATAACCAAAATTCAAAACATTACCCCCATAGTTTGTATTTAGGACTTGAAATTTGGTGTTTATTTGAGATTTGGTGCTTGGGATTTGGGATTTTTTTACTTATCCACTCTGAGTAAAGTTTTGACTAATAACTGCTATAATCGTGAACTGGAAACACTATAACTCTCTTAATAAGTCGTTTCACTACCCATAACAAAGGCATATTCTTCGACAATCTTCTCACCAAGGACATGTTGAGTTAGTATCTTGATTATTTTTTCTGCATCCAGCTCCACATATTTAACTGGTGATTTTCCTATTAATTCAACCGTAGCCATTGGTTCACGACTGCACAGACCAGCACAACCTGAGGTAGTTACGATAATGTCTTTTACATTTCTTTTTGCAACTTCGTCCATCAAAGAGGTCATTACTTTTCTTGCCCCGGCGGCAATACCACAGGTTCCCATGTGAACTGTTATTTTTGCCCGATAACCACCTTCCCGTAATGTTGCGGTTGTTTGATAATCCTTTTTAATCTTTTTTAAATCCTCTACCCTTAATTTTGGCATCTTATACCTCCTCGTAATAGGTCAATGCTCTCCAATAAAATTGAGTATTGATTTTATTCATTATTTTATTTATATTCATTCACAATCTCCATAATCTTAACCGAGTCAACTGCTCCGTAGGTATCTTCATCTACTACTACCACTGGTGCTAAACCACAGGCTCCCAGACAGCGAACACTATCTAACGAATATCTTCCATCTCCGGTCATTTTCCCAACTCCTACATTTAATTCTTGTTTAACCTTATCTAAAATCTCATCACTTCTTTTTACATAACAGGCTGTTCCCAGGCAGACACGGATTAAATGTCTTCCTCTGGGCACCATTGTAAAGAATGAATAGAAAGTGACGACACCATAGACCATAGATGAGGAAAGATTTAATCTCTCCGCGATATGGTGTTGGACCTCTTCGGGTAAAAATCCGGCTACGCCCTGTACCTGTTCTAATACCGGGATAAGAGCACCTGGTTTATCCTTGTATTTAGCAATTATCCCATCAATCTTTGCCCACTGTTCCTGGGTTATTTCAACCTTTTTTGCACATTGACATTCTTTTTCCATAGTTAGATATCTCCTTTCGATTTTTGGTAACTATTCAGCCACAGATGGACACGGATGAAACACGGAAAATCCGGTGGTGTCTGAAAATAACTCTAATAGTGAAATCTATGCAGATTTGGTGTCCAAAAGGGATTTCCTCCAAAGAGCAAAATGCAAAACTCGTTTATAGTTTAGGGTTTATAGTTTATAGTTTATAGTGTATAGTGTATAGTTTATAGTGTATAGTCCTTCAACTATAAACTATCAACTATAAACTATCAACTATCTACTACATTTCAGCGTTAAAATACTTGAAGCAAAGATATTACTAAATTCCTCCAACTCTTTGAGAAACCCTGCTACTTCCTCTTTGAAATTTGATTTGTAATTTTGCATTTTGATATTTATATTTGATATTTGATATTTAATATTTATTTGTTATCTCCCCCAAATCCTATTTTGCAGAACCCTATACACTATTTTAACCTTTATGCTAGTGTGGTGTTGAGTAAGTTTTGCACGGGGTATCATCAGGTTTCGTAACCTGCAAACGGATAATTGGTAACTGGTAATTGGTAATTGGTTAAATAGCTTCGTCGTGAGCTCAGCCGAACGGTATTTAATTACCAATTACCAATCACCAGTTACCAGAATCAAATTCCGTGCGTTATTTGTTCACCACGACACTAGAAGCAGGATGCTTATGTTACTTTAAATCTTCCATAAGGTCTTTCTGGATAAGTTTTAGCACCTCGACATTATTTATTGGGATTTCATCCAAATCTGCCTTTATTTTGTCCGTATCCAGAGAATAAGTTAAGTTTTCTTTTTTATGTTGATAAAAAAAGTCTATTTCTGGATTTCCGGCTATGAGCGTCATTATTGTTTGTTTCATATCGCCGATGGGTTTGCGGTCGATATGACTATGTTTGAAACTCGCGGTAATTTTAGTTCCAATCCCTTTTTTTGATTTTATTTCAAATTTGCCGTCACATTCATTCGCCGCCTGAGCAAGCAATGAAAGCCCTAAACCGACCTTTCGTGTTTTTTTAGTCGTAAAAAACGGGTCTGTGGCTTTTTTAACCGTTTCTTCATCCATTCCAAAACCATCATCGTTCATCTCGATTTTTAGCACATCTTTTTTTAAATTTTCGTCAATCTTTATTTTGACCCTTTTTGCCCCAGCTCGAATTGAGTTTTCAACTATGTCCAGAATATGTAATGATAAATCTTCCACTTTACTTTTGTGTCTCTAAATCTTTAATGTAGTTTTTAATAAAGCCTTTTTTATTTCTTTTACCATTGGTTTTTTTAGTGAAAATTGAGTCCATGTTTTACCAATATCCGCTAAAAAATGGGCATCAGAGCCTGTAATTACAGGAAATTCTTTTACTGTCAATTTATCCTTTGTTATGTTTGGCGATATTTCGACAGCATCTAATTCTAACCCTTCTGGAATAAAGCCCAATTGCCCAATAATTCCAAATCCTTCACGGTCAATATGTGAGGCAATGGCAATGCCATTAAGCGAATGAATTGCCTCAACACATTTTTCAATCGTTAATTTAGTTGCTCCAATCAAAAGCCTCTGGTTATGCCTTACAATTTCGTCATCTTCATTAACCACTAATTGTAATCCAAAGGCATTCTCGTCATTTACACCTGGTAAGTTTTCATAGACAAGTTCTTGTAATTTTAGTAGGTCATCATCATTATCAAAAAGGGCTAATAGATGTACTTCTTCTGATGTTGTAATCTCAATTCCCCCAATAACCGTTATCTCAAAGGTTTTGCCAATTTTTTTACTAATCAAGACATTTTCGGCTGAATTATGGTCGCAGATACCGATTATATCTAATTTTTTTGACTTTGCCGTATTTATTATTCGTTTTGGTGTCATATCCAGGTCCCCACAAGGAGAAAGGCAGGTATGGATATGCAAATCTGTATTAAATATTTTAAGCATTTTGGGATTGCTAACTGGTAATTGGTAACTGATATAATTTCCCTACTAACTCAAAAGTTGATAATTTACTGACTAAAATAGGAATTTTTTCATGGATTGCCTTTTGTAGTGTATCTTCGTCTGGCTGACGATTATTAACTAAGATAATCCCTCTAATCTCTTTCAAGGAAGCCACGGCCACGATATTTTGATGTATTTGTAAAGTTACCCAGATATTTCCTTCCCTGGCATTTGCCATCACATCCGATAACAGGTCAGAGACATAGCCGCCGGTAACTTCCTTGTCTAACATTTCCGGTGCAGATTTAACCTCTAAATTTAATTTTTCAACTATTTCCTTTAACTTCATTTTTCACCGTTTATAGAGGTTAGAGGTCAGATTTTAAAGATATTACCTTAATATCTGTTCTCTGACCTCTGTTTTCTACTCTAAATTTATAATAATTTCAATTTGAGTTCCTTGACCTACTTTTGAATTGATGGAGAATTTATCAGCACACTTTTTAATATTGACCAGTCCCATACCTGCACCAAAACCCATTTCTCGAATCCAATCTGGTGCGGTAGAGAAGCCGGGTTGCATTGCTTGTTCAACATCAGGTATGCCAGGTCCAGAGTCTATCACGGAAAGCTTAATCTGCCTGGGTTGAATATTAGCGATAATCTTGCCTTGAGATGTAAAAATAACAATATTCATCTCCGCTTCATAACTGGCAATAGCTAACCGACGAATTACCTGCGGACGGATACCTAATCGTGTCAGTGTTTTTTTGAGACGGCTTGATGACTCTCCCGCTCGCTTAAAATCATTTCCAACAATATTATATTGTAAAATTATCCTTGATTCATCGGCAATAATATCCTCAAAGAAATGACTTGCTCGAAGTCGCTTAATCTCCTCCTCATAATATTCATGTTCTAATCTTTGCAATAGCCCATGAATAATATCTCCTTTGGTTATAATCCCAACTAATTTACCATTTTCTCTTGCAACTACCGGAAATCTTCCATAATTTAATTTCTCGAATTTATTAATGGCGTGGATAAGTGGTTCATCCTCGTATAAAGTTTGTATAGATTGAGTCATTTTTTGTGAAACAGGGATTTCCATTTCTCCATCTAATAAACATTTAATAAAATCTTCAAGACTAATAATCCCAACTAATTTACCTTTATCTACAACCGGTGTTCCTGAGATACGGTTATCTCTCAAAATTTCACGCAAGTCAGCGATTAAATTATTCGGACTAACAGTAATAACCTCTTTTTTCATTACCTCGCCAACTTTTAATTCATAAGCCAGTTCTTGAATTACACTAATTTTTTCTTTTGCATCCATTTATTCTTCTATCTCTGAGCACCCGGGTAATCCTTTTTGATATAATCGACCACAGGACTCATACATCGGTAAATTAGTGACTAATAATGGGATATTTTTTTCTTTTGCCATGTCAATTGTTTCTGGGGGTGGTTTTTTACCACGCACAAAACAAATTGCCTTTATATCAGATATCTCTGCGGTCCGAATTACCTGGGAATTAGTGAGACCTGTGAGAAGTAATGCCCTGGCTTTAGTAAAGGATAAGACATCACTCATTAAATCCGCGCCACAAGCCATCTTTACTTCTATTTCTAAACCAGAGGTATCTGTAAGAATTTCAGCCTCTAAAATTTCTTTTAGTTCTCTAAGTTTCATTTATTTTCCCTTTTTTGCATTTCTTGCCATTTTTCAAGATACTTAATATCTATCGTATCTTTATATCTATCTGTTTTCTTTAATTTAATCAAATCCTCAACACAAGGCACATTTACCTGAAATCCTGTTTCATCTGTAATTACTTCCTTACGGTTATACATTTCTTCAAATGAAATAGTTTCTCCTTCTTGAATAATCTTTTTTTTAGCCCGAAACACATCAATAGATACATCATTTTCTAATTTAAACATAAAATATGATTCCATCTCGTCTAATTTTTTAGATGGAAACAGGTCAAACTTCTCTGCTATTTCAAGGAAATTTTTGGTATTTTCTCTACTTCCATCAATATAAAGGTCGTAATCCATTGTTTGGACAGGTATACCATAGGCAATCATTGCCTGTCGTCCTATCAGAAGATACTTAATATGAGCATTATGAATTGCGGCAATAAACTCAACCGGGTCTGTCATTTTCCACCTTTTTTAATTTGCTAAATTTAATCGCGGCAAGGGTATGTCTATATCCAATTTGTAATCTCTTTTTAACGCCAAACTTAGAAAGCCAGGTAATTAGATTTTCCATTTCTTTTTCTTCATCCTCCTGTGTTGGTAGAGGTATCGTATCTTTATCAATCATCTTAAAAATTATATTATCACAATATCCTGAAAAAGTCAATTTTTATTTTAAAAAATTCTTGACAACAACTTATTATTTATGATAATCTTAATAGTGCTTTATGAAATAAAAAGGGGATGAAGAAAGATGAAAAAAATTGTTTTGGCATATTCTGGTGGGTTAGATACCTCCGTGATGATTAAATGGTTAAAAGACAATTATGATGTTTTGGTGATTGCCGTAGCCATAGATTTAGGTCAGGGAGAAGATTTTGATAAATTGCACTCAAAGGCAATATCAAGCGGGGCGGATAAGATTTATATTGAGGATGTCAAGGATGAATTTATTAATCAATATATCTTTCCTGCATTAAAGGCAAATGCGATTTATGAAGGTAAGTATTTATTAGCAACTTCACTTTCTCGACCTTTGATTGCCAGGAAATTAGTTGAGGTTGCCAAAAAGGAGAATGCAGATACTGCCGCACATGGTTGCACGGGTAAAGGCAATGACCAGGTTCGGTTTGAGGTGACAATTTCAGCTCTGGCTCCAGAACTAAAAATTTTAGCCCCTGCCAGAATATGGGAATTTAAAAGTCGTGAGCAAGAGATTGAATATGCGATAAAACACAATATCCCGGTGCAAGTAACCAGGGAGAGCCCGTATAGCATTGATAAAAACCTGTGGGGAGTAAGTATTGAGTGTGGTCCATTAGAAGACCCCTGGGTAGAACCACCAGAAGATGCTTATCAAATAACTACCGCTCAATCACCAACAGAACCAACTTATTTAGAAATAGCGTTTGAAAAAGGAATTCCGGTAAAACTAAATAATGAGGAGTATGCCTCAGTAAAGTTAATCCAGAGATTAAACGAAATAGGTGGGAAATATGCCATTGGACGGGTTGATGTAGTTGAGAATAGACTTGTTGGAGTGAAGTCACGAGAGGTTTATGAGGCACCAGCCGCGACTATTTTATTTGAGGCACATAAGGCATTAGAATCATTAGTGTTAGATAGAGAAACAATTCATTTTAAAGAAATAATCAGCTTGAAATACGCTGAATTGATATATTATGGATTATGGTATTCGCCATTAAAATCTGCATTAGACGGATTTGTCGAAAAGACACAAACTAATGTTACGGGTAAAATCAGAGTAAAACTTTTACCTGGCAAGGCAATCGTGGTTGGTCGAGCATCCGCATATTCACAATACCGCTATGAATTAGCCACATACAGCCAGGATGATACCTTTGACCATCAAGCCGCTGAAGGATTTATCAAAATCTTTGGTTTACCGTATAAAGGAATAGGTTAAACATGGAAGAAAAAATAAAATTTGAAGAGGCATTAGTAGAACTGGAAGGGATTGTCCGAAAATTAGAGCAAGGTGGCTTACCATTAGAGGAATCATTAGCCGCTTTTGAAAAAGGAATGAAACTGTCAAAGACCTGTTTTAAAAAGTTGAATGAGGCACAACGCAAAATCGAAATTTTATCTAAAGATAAAGAAATAGGTAAAATTACTTCTAAACCATTTTTATTAGAAGAAATTGAGTCTGATGATAAGAAGGGAGATGAATTTATGAATTAAATCCTAAATCACAGGGTCAAGCAAGCATTGACACTTTGAATCCGCCCCATGGGCTGACATTACCCTAAAAATTTACAACCTGTGAAATAGGTCTATCCTTTTTATTTATG encodes:
- a CDS encoding (2Fe-2S) ferredoxin domain-containing protein, yielding MPKLRVEDLKKIKKDYQTTATLREGGYRAKITVHMGTCGIAAGARKVMTSLMDEVAKRNVKDIIVTTSGCAGLCSREPMATVELIGKSPVKYVELDAEKIIKILTQHVLGEKIVEEYAFVMGSETTY
- the nuoE gene encoding NADH-quinone oxidoreductase subunit NuoE, with the protein product MEKECQCAKKVEITQEQWAKIDGIIAKYKDKPGALIPVLEQVQGVAGFLPEEVQHHIAERLNLSSSMVYGVVTFYSFFTMVPRGRHLIRVCLGTACYVKRSDEILDKVKQELNVGVGKMTGDGRYSLDSVRCLGACGLAPVVVVDEDTYGAVDSVKIMEIVNEYK
- a CDS encoding ATP-binding protein, encoding MEDLSLHILDIVENSIRAGAKRVKIKIDENLKKDVLKIEMNDDGFGMDEETVKKATDPFFTTKKTRKVGLGLSLLAQAANECDGKFEIKSKKGIGTKITASFKHSHIDRKPIGDMKQTIMTLIAGNPEIDFFYQHKKENLTYSLDTDKIKADLDEIPINNVEVLKLIQKDLMEDLK
- a CDS encoding PHP domain-containing protein; the protein is MLKIFNTDLHIHTCLSPCGDLDMTPKRIINTAKSKKLDIIGICDHNSAENVLISKKIGKTFEITVIGGIEITTSEEVHLLALFDNDDDLLKLQELVYENLPGVNDENAFGLQLVVNEDDEIVRHNQRLLIGATKLTIEKCVEAIHSLNGIAIASHIDREGFGIIGQLGFIPEGLELDAVEISPNITKDKLTVKEFPVITGSDAHFLADIGKTWTQFSLKKPMVKEIKKALLKTTLKI
- a CDS encoding serine kinase, whose translation is MKLKEIVEKLNLEVKSAPEMLDKEVTGGYVSDLLSDVMANAREGNIWVTLQIHQNIVAVASLKEIRGIILVNNRQPDEDTLQKAIHEKIPILVSKLSTFELVGKLYQLPITS
- a CDS encoding CBS domain-containing protein; translated protein: MDAKEKISVIQELAYELKVGEVMKKEVITVSPNNLIADLREILRDNRISGTPVVDKGKLVGIISLEDFIKCLLDGEMEIPVSQKMTQSIQTLYEDEPLIHAINKFEKLNYGRFPVVARENGKLVGIITKGDIIHGLLQRLEHEYYEEEIKRLRASHFFEDIIADESRIILQYNIVGNDFKRAGESSSRLKKTLTRLGIRPQVIRRLAIASYEAEMNIVIFTSQGKIIANIQPRQIKLSVIDSGPGIPDVEQAMQPGFSTAPDWIREMGFGAGMGLVNIKKCADKFSINSKVGQGTQIEIIINLE
- a CDS encoding DRTGG domain-containing protein gives rise to the protein MKLRELKEILEAEILTDTSGLEIEVKMACGADLMSDVLSFTKARALLLTGLTNSQVIRTAEISDIKAICFVRGKKPPPETIDMAKEKNIPLLVTNLPMYESCGRLYQKGLPGCSEIEE
- a CDS encoding argininosuccinate synthase, with the translated sequence MKKIVLAYSGGLDTSVMIKWLKDNYDVLVIAVAIDLGQGEDFDKLHSKAISSGADKIYIEDVKDEFINQYIFPALKANAIYEGKYLLATSLSRPLIARKLVEVAKKENADTAAHGCTGKGNDQVRFEVTISALAPELKILAPARIWEFKSREQEIEYAIKHNIPVQVTRESPYSIDKNLWGVSIECGPLEDPWVEPPEDAYQITTAQSPTEPTYLEIAFEKGIPVKLNNEEYASVKLIQRLNEIGGKYAIGRVDVVENRLVGVKSREVYEAPAATILFEAHKALESLVLDRETIHFKEIISLKYAELIYYGLWYSPLKSALDGFVEKTQTNVTGKIRVKLLPGKAIVVGRASAYSQYRYELATYSQDDTFDHQAAEGFIKIFGLPYKGIG
- a CDS encoding exodeoxyribonuclease VII small subunit, whose product is MEEKIKFEEALVELEGIVRKLEQGGLPLEESLAAFEKGMKLSKTCFKKLNEAQRKIEILSKDKEIGKITSKPFLLEEIESDDKKGDEFMN